The Nocardioides panzhihuensis genome has a segment encoding these proteins:
- a CDS encoding RNA polymerase subunit sigma-70, whose amino-acid sequence MSLMVDPFVDAAEKHRRELRVHCYRMVASFDEAEDLVQETMVKAWERRDQLTDPEAVRAWLYRIATNTCLDFLRRNERRPKTYAALPGFDHGTGEPPELLEWLQPFPDALLEPERPEDEAVARETIELVFLTAIQHLTPQQRAVFVFREVLGWSAADTAAALDVTDATVNSLLQRAKPALRRHLPEDRSTWRTEGPTEEESKVIDAYIAAGESNWREGIADLLTSDAVLTMPPNPFWFSTRQAVLDFVLPNLDPSSPTYLGEWCFIPAAANRMPAVAGYVRRPGTTIYRPQVLDVLRVVDGRIAQITTFEPHLFPAFGLPQALS is encoded by the coding sequence ATGAGTTTGATGGTCGACCCGTTCGTGGACGCTGCCGAGAAGCACCGACGCGAGCTGAGGGTGCACTGCTACCGGATGGTGGCGAGCTTCGACGAGGCCGAGGACCTGGTGCAGGAGACCATGGTCAAGGCGTGGGAGCGACGCGACCAGCTGACCGACCCGGAGGCCGTCCGGGCGTGGCTCTACCGGATCGCGACCAACACCTGTCTCGACTTCCTGCGTCGCAACGAGCGGCGCCCGAAGACGTACGCCGCGCTGCCGGGCTTCGACCACGGCACCGGTGAGCCCCCCGAGCTGCTGGAGTGGCTGCAGCCGTTCCCCGACGCCCTGCTGGAGCCGGAGCGGCCGGAGGACGAGGCGGTGGCGCGGGAGACCATCGAGCTGGTCTTCCTGACCGCGATCCAGCATCTGACCCCGCAGCAGCGGGCGGTGTTCGTCTTCCGGGAGGTGCTCGGCTGGTCGGCCGCGGACACCGCGGCGGCGCTCGACGTCACGGACGCCACCGTGAACTCGCTGCTGCAGCGGGCCAAGCCGGCGCTGCGCCGGCACCTGCCCGAGGACCGGTCGACCTGGCGCACCGAGGGGCCGACCGAGGAGGAGAGCAAGGTCATCGACGCCTACATCGCGGCCGGGGAGAGCAACTGGCGTGAGGGCATCGCCGACCTGCTGACGAGCGACGCCGTGCTGACGATGCCGCCGAACCCGTTCTGGTTCTCCACCCGCCAGGCAGTGCTGGACTTCGTGCTGCCCAACCTCGACCCGTCGTCCCCGACCTACCTCGGCGAGTGGTGCTTCATCCCGGCCGCCGCCAACCGGATGCCGGCGGTCGCTGGCTACGTACGCCGCCCGGGCACGACGATCTACCGGCCGCAGGTGCTCGACGTGCTCCGGGTCGTCGACGGCAGGATCGCCCAGATCACCACCTTCGAGCCGCATCTCTTCCCTGCCTTCGGGCTCCCGCAGGCGCTCTCCTGA
- a CDS encoding SDR family oxidoreductase — translation MNAQLQDRTAIVWGGAGSIGSTTAKTFAEAGAKVYLAGRTEVALAAKAEEVGAAGFGVVDVLDEDAVVAFVERVVAETGSLDISFNVADRGDIQGQTLLEISTADYTQPVVRGITGSFHTSRAAARQMVAQGRGVVLALDSGSARGSAPGMGGTSAADGALDALVRDLAAEVGPSGVRVVGIWTAGITETFTAEKFERVIGTRLPEESLDGIRANLDEMRMTKRSPRLKEVADTATFLASDGAGAITGTWLNVSSGMYPS, via the coding sequence GTGAACGCACAGCTTCAGGACCGCACCGCCATCGTCTGGGGCGGCGCGGGCAGCATCGGCTCGACGACCGCCAAGACCTTCGCCGAGGCCGGCGCCAAGGTCTATCTCGCCGGCCGCACCGAGGTCGCGCTCGCCGCCAAGGCCGAGGAGGTCGGCGCCGCCGGCTTCGGCGTGGTCGACGTCCTCGACGAGGACGCCGTGGTCGCCTTCGTGGAGCGGGTCGTCGCCGAGACCGGCTCGCTCGACATCTCGTTCAACGTCGCCGACCGCGGCGACATCCAGGGGCAGACGCTGCTGGAGATCTCGACCGCCGACTACACCCAGCCCGTCGTACGCGGCATCACCGGCTCCTTCCACACCTCCCGTGCGGCCGCCCGGCAGATGGTGGCGCAGGGCCGCGGCGTGGTGCTCGCCCTCGACTCCGGCTCCGCGCGCGGTTCCGCGCCCGGCATGGGCGGGACGAGCGCCGCAGACGGGGCGCTCGACGCGCTGGTGCGCGACCTGGCCGCGGAGGTCGGGCCTTCCGGCGTACGTGTGGTCGGGATCTGGACCGCCGGGATCACCGAGACCTTCACCGCGGAGAAGTTCGAGCGGGTCATCGGGACCCGGCTCCCGGAGGAGTCCCTCGACGGGATCCGGGCCAACCTCGACGAAATGCGGATGACCAAGCGGTCGCCGCGGCTGAAGGAGGTCGCCGATACCGCGACCTTCCTCGCCTCCGACGGTGCCGGCGCGATCACCGGCACCTGGCTCAACGTGAGCAGCGGGATGTACCCCAGCTGA
- a CDS encoding ABC transporter transmembrane domain-containing protein: MTTALPVATDKDVRAYVGTLARRHPRMLWGALSLHLLAAGAALAPPRLIGDLVESVETGTTTGHVDLLLALLAGFLVVQVLLTRYARFLSQVLGEQVLAELREEFVDNTLALPLGTVEDAGSGDLLTRTGRDVDQLNWSIRYALPEWTIACLTAIATLIAALTIGWWVALPCLLGVPALVIGLRWYLRRAKGGYLRESATYSQINSTLTETAEGSRTVEALGLQRGRIEAADADIATSFRAERYTLFLRTVFFPAMELSYLVPTVATLMFGGWLYTQGVCSLGDVTAATLYVQMLIDPVNRIVSILDELQMGNTSLARLLGVAHVPDDRVATGAEPADEKIAASDVRFSYVEGRDVLHDISMDVGVGERVAMVGPSGAGKSTLGRLLAGIHPPRSGAVTVGDVPLVDLPLDDLRGHVALVTQEHHVFAGSVRDNLVLARPGASDTEVLDALAAVDAREWVETFPEGLDTEVGSGGRALTAPQAQQIALARLVLADPHTLVLDEATSLIDPRAARHLERSLAAVLEGRTVIAIAHRLFSAHDADRVAVVEGGRITEFGPHDELVAARGSYARLWDSWRT, from the coding sequence GTGACGACCGCGCTCCCGGTGGCGACGGACAAGGACGTACGCGCCTATGTCGGCACCCTGGCCCGCCGCCATCCGCGGATGCTCTGGGGTGCGCTGAGCCTGCACCTGCTCGCCGCCGGCGCCGCGCTGGCGCCGCCGCGGCTGATCGGTGACCTGGTCGAGTCCGTCGAGACGGGCACGACGACCGGACACGTCGACCTCCTGCTGGCCCTGCTGGCCGGGTTCCTCGTGGTCCAGGTGCTGCTCACCCGCTATGCCCGGTTCCTCTCCCAGGTCCTCGGCGAGCAGGTGCTGGCCGAGCTGCGCGAGGAGTTCGTCGACAACACTTTGGCGCTCCCTCTGGGCACCGTCGAGGACGCAGGCTCGGGCGACCTGCTGACCCGCACCGGCCGCGACGTCGACCAGCTCAACTGGTCGATCCGCTACGCGCTGCCGGAGTGGACGATCGCCTGCCTGACCGCGATCGCGACGCTCATCGCCGCGCTCACCATCGGCTGGTGGGTCGCGTTGCCGTGCCTGCTCGGCGTGCCGGCGCTCGTGATCGGCCTGCGCTGGTACCTCCGCCGGGCCAAGGGCGGCTACCTGCGCGAGTCGGCGACCTACTCCCAGATCAACTCGACGCTCACCGAGACGGCCGAAGGCTCGCGTACGGTCGAGGCGCTCGGTCTCCAGCGCGGCAGGATCGAGGCCGCCGACGCCGACATCGCGACCTCGTTCCGTGCCGAGCGCTACACGCTGTTCCTGCGTACGGTCTTCTTCCCGGCGATGGAGCTCTCCTACCTCGTCCCCACGGTCGCCACGCTGATGTTCGGCGGCTGGCTCTACACCCAAGGGGTCTGCTCGCTCGGCGACGTGACCGCGGCGACGCTGTACGTCCAGATGCTGATCGACCCCGTCAACCGGATCGTCTCGATCCTCGACGAGCTGCAGATGGGCAACACGTCCCTGGCTCGCCTTCTCGGTGTCGCGCACGTCCCCGACGACCGCGTGGCCACCGGCGCCGAGCCCGCTGACGAGAAGATCGCGGCCTCCGACGTGAGGTTCTCGTACGTCGAGGGCCGCGATGTCCTCCACGACATCTCGATGGACGTCGGTGTCGGCGAGCGGGTGGCCATGGTCGGCCCCTCCGGCGCCGGCAAGTCGACGCTCGGGCGGCTGCTCGCGGGCATCCATCCGCCGCGCTCGGGAGCCGTGACGGTCGGCGATGTGCCGCTGGTCGACCTTCCGCTCGACGATCTGCGCGGCCACGTCGCGCTGGTCACCCAGGAGCACCACGTCTTCGCGGGGTCCGTGCGCGACAACCTCGTCCTGGCGCGTCCCGGGGCCTCCGACACCGAGGTGCTCGATGCCCTGGCGGCGGTGGACGCCCGCGAATGGGTGGAGACGTTCCCCGAGGGGCTGGACACCGAGGTCGGCTCGGGAGGCCGTGCCCTGACCGCACCTCAGGCCCAGCAGATCGCCCTCGCCCGGCTCGTCCTCGCCGATCCGCACACCCTCGTGCTCGACGAGGCGACCTCGCTGATCGACCCGCGCGCCGCCCGGCATCTGGAGCGGTCGCTGGCCGCGGTGCTGGAGGGACGTACGGTCATCGCGATCGCCCACCGGCTCTTCTCCGCCCACGACGCCGACCGCGTCGCCGTGGTCGAGGGCGGCCGGATCACCGAGTTCGGGCCCCATGACGAGCTCGTCGCCGCTCGCGGCTCTTACGCGAGGCTCTGGGACTCCTGGCGCACCTGA
- a CDS encoding ABC transporter ATP-binding protein: MRRLPLDDPGVADHRSPDRFLWWMARRQWQTLLGGMFFGVIWMSAQAVMPLVIGRAIDEGVATKDVPTLAVYAAILLGVGLVQAVAGIVRHRFAVTNWLTAAYRVVQLVTRQSVRLGSSLPRKVSTGEVAAIGTSDLSHIGQVMDVSARFAGAVVSFFVVAVVLLQTSVTLGLVVLIGVPLVVLLVGPLLSPLQKVSADQRHLMGELSNTASDIVGGLRVLRGIGGEDVFSARYRRQSQDVRHAGVRVARLQSVLDAMQILLPGMFVVAVVWLGARMAVAGEITAGQLVAFYGYAAFLMLPLRTVVEFANKLIRARVSAKRIIKVLALDPDNASLDSPLPMPPAGSELRDDVSGLRIETGRLTALVSEQPDDTSHLADKLGRMTPDDPTDRSVTLGGVPLLDLPLEDVRRRIIVSDTGSQLFSGALGEVLDVTGRAGREGAEAAVHTASAEDILEALPEGYGAQVTERGRSLSGGQRQRLTLARVLTVDPEILILVEPTSAVDAHTEARIASRLRARRAGRTTVVTTTSPLLLDTADVVVFLEEGKVAATGTHHELLGSCPGYRRVVVREVQDVQEVTA, translated from the coding sequence GTGCGCAGACTCCCTCTAGACGATCCCGGGGTCGCGGACCATCGGTCCCCCGACCGCTTCCTGTGGTGGATGGCGAGGAGGCAGTGGCAGACACTGCTCGGCGGGATGTTCTTCGGGGTCATCTGGATGAGCGCCCAGGCGGTGATGCCGCTGGTGATCGGACGGGCGATCGACGAGGGCGTCGCGACCAAGGACGTACCCACGCTCGCCGTCTACGCGGCCATACTGCTCGGCGTCGGTCTCGTGCAGGCGGTCGCGGGAATCGTGCGTCACCGGTTCGCGGTGACCAACTGGCTGACCGCCGCCTACCGGGTCGTACAGCTGGTGACCCGGCAGTCCGTACGCCTGGGCTCATCGCTCCCCCGCAAGGTCTCGACGGGCGAGGTCGCCGCGATCGGCACGTCCGACCTGTCCCACATCGGTCAGGTCATGGACGTCTCGGCCCGGTTCGCCGGCGCGGTGGTCTCCTTCTTCGTCGTCGCCGTCGTCCTCCTGCAGACCTCGGTCACGCTCGGGCTGGTGGTGCTGATCGGCGTACCTCTTGTCGTGCTTCTCGTCGGTCCTCTGCTCTCGCCGCTGCAGAAGGTCTCCGCCGACCAGCGACACCTGATGGGCGAGCTGTCCAACACCGCGTCCGACATCGTGGGCGGCCTGCGGGTGCTGCGTGGGATCGGCGGCGAAGACGTCTTCAGCGCGCGTTACCGGCGCCAGTCGCAGGACGTACGCCACGCCGGGGTCCGCGTCGCCCGACTGCAGTCGGTGCTCGACGCGATGCAGATCCTCCTGCCCGGAATGTTCGTGGTCGCCGTGGTGTGGCTCGGCGCGCGGATGGCGGTCGCGGGCGAGATCACCGCAGGGCAGCTGGTCGCGTTCTACGGCTACGCCGCGTTCCTGATGCTTCCGCTGCGGACGGTGGTGGAGTTCGCCAACAAGCTCATCCGTGCCCGGGTCTCGGCCAAGCGGATCATCAAGGTCCTCGCGCTGGACCCCGACAACGCCTCGCTCGACTCGCCGCTGCCGATGCCACCGGCGGGGTCCGAGCTCCGCGACGACGTCTCGGGACTGCGCATCGAGACGGGGCGGTTGACCGCGCTGGTCTCCGAGCAGCCCGACGACACCTCCCACCTCGCCGACAAGCTCGGTCGGATGACACCCGACGACCCGACAGACCGGTCGGTCACCCTCGGTGGCGTCCCTCTCCTCGATCTCCCCCTGGAAGACGTACGCCGCAGGATCATCGTCTCCGACACCGGCTCCCAGCTCTTCTCGGGCGCGTTGGGCGAGGTCCTCGACGTCACCGGCCGGGCGGGCCGCGAAGGGGCCGAGGCAGCCGTGCACACAGCGTCGGCCGAAGACATCCTGGAGGCGCTCCCCGAAGGCTACGGCGCCCAGGTGACCGAACGCGGCCGCAGCCTCTCCGGCGGCCAGCGCCAGCGCCTGACGCTGGCCCGGGTGCTCACCGTCGACCCCGAGATCCTGATCCTCGTCGAGCCGACCTCCGCGGTCGACGCACACACCGAGGCCCGGATCGCCTCGCGGCTGCGGGCCCGCCGCGCCGGGCGTACGACGGTGGTCACCACCACCAGCCCGCTGCTGCTCGACACCGCCGACGTGGTCGTCTTCCTCGAGGAGGGGAAAGTCGCCGCCACCGGCACGCACCACGAGCTGCTGGGCAGCTGCCCCGGCTATCGCCGCGTGGTCGTGCGAGAAGTTCAAGACGTACAGGAGGTCACGGCGTGA
- a CDS encoding acyltransferase, whose protein sequence is MSWTRGERLTDAHRERLIAAGLEPEVLVGLELSEITGPLPEWWHEGGNALYLRDGYPLDVRLIDLLGFYPFSDALIVVATDITSMQALLVGGDSPTIFIGPDTSMVWGEIYCGGGSSVVLSGGLVATSRAQIDARNGGSIFAAPDQLWAANVYVATDDMHRLEDGDTGRRINPYGAHIRFGEHVWLGRDAIVTGHAEVGDGAVVGMRSMVRNQKVEPRTAVAGVPARLIRENVVWSGEDTP, encoded by the coding sequence ATGTCATGGACCAGGGGTGAGCGGCTCACCGACGCGCATCGGGAGCGGCTCATCGCGGCGGGGCTCGAGCCGGAGGTGCTCGTCGGGCTCGAGCTGAGCGAGATCACCGGGCCGCTGCCGGAGTGGTGGCACGAGGGCGGCAACGCGCTCTACCTGCGCGACGGATACCCGCTCGACGTGCGGCTGATCGACCTGCTCGGCTTCTACCCGTTCTCCGACGCGCTGATCGTGGTGGCCACCGACATCACCTCGATGCAGGCGCTCCTGGTCGGTGGCGACTCGCCGACCATCTTCATCGGCCCGGACACGAGCATGGTCTGGGGCGAGATCTACTGCGGCGGCGGCTCCTCGGTGGTCCTCTCCGGTGGCCTCGTCGCCACCTCGCGCGCGCAGATCGACGCCCGTAACGGCGGCTCGATCTTCGCCGCCCCCGACCAGCTCTGGGCCGCCAACGTCTACGTCGCCACCGACGACATGCACCGACTCGAAGACGGCGACACCGGCCGGCGCATCAACCCATACGGCGCCCACATCCGCTTCGGCGAGCACGTCTGGCTCGGCCGCGACGCCATCGTCACCGGCCACGCCGAGGTCGGCGACGGTGCCGTCGTCGGCATGCGCAGCATGGTCCGCAACCAGAAGGTCGAGCCGCGTACCGCCGTCGCCGGCGTCCCCGCTCGCCTCATCCGCGAGAACGTCGTCTGGTCTGGCGAAGACACCCCCTGA
- a CDS encoding HNH endonuclease signature motif containing protein: MNISFDPETSPGLLATVRASRAVEDQAARDTLIAAAKYAAANVVETVGEAAILEVETYGDRAVLLTGAGAPLISEAAVIEFAAVLGYSTYTGRKYLADAVELAWRLPRTWARILDGSLTTWRARRVADVTRHLDPEVAAWVDTHVAAHAHKIGLTQLERTAKEAAALFEPDLAAAIAEEAVDHRRCDIDTDPSLFLPPVGAEQGQAAGATAQVTATLDAADALDLEAAVSAIAHGLLDHDATDLPLDARRAAALGVLARAYNTGTLDTERAGVPPGKGRVIDLKIHTDTRDLATTGLIRIGNTRGLATIEQLDRWATMPGVTIKPMTVIDLNEEITTDAYTPTRQLRTQIQLIDQTCAFPNCNVKAENCDLDHRIPFDQGGKTTTSNLTCLCRHHHRAKTHLGWTYQRLAPGHYRWRSPHGYEFLTSPEGTTDLGPTTAPPMVNDVAQDEAA, from the coding sequence ATGAACATCTCCTTCGATCCCGAGACCTCGCCCGGCCTGCTGGCCACGGTGCGGGCCTCGCGTGCGGTCGAGGACCAAGCCGCCCGCGACACCCTGATCGCAGCGGCGAAGTACGCGGCCGCCAACGTCGTGGAGACGGTCGGGGAGGCAGCAATCCTTGAGGTCGAGACCTACGGGGATCGGGCGGTCTTGTTGACCGGGGCAGGTGCCCCGTTGATCTCCGAGGCCGCGGTGATCGAGTTCGCTGCGGTGCTGGGGTATTCGACCTACACCGGCCGCAAGTACCTCGCTGACGCGGTCGAGCTGGCCTGGCGGCTGCCCCGCACCTGGGCCAGGATCCTCGACGGGTCGCTGACCACGTGGCGGGCCCGGCGGGTCGCCGACGTCACCCGCCACCTCGACCCCGAGGTCGCCGCCTGGGTCGACACGCACGTGGCCGCGCATGCCCACAAGATCGGTCTCACCCAACTGGAACGCACCGCGAAAGAAGCAGCCGCCCTGTTCGAGCCCGACCTGGCCGCCGCGATCGCCGAAGAGGCCGTCGACCACCGCCGCTGCGACATCGACACCGACCCCAGCCTGTTCCTGCCCCCGGTCGGTGCCGAACAAGGCCAAGCCGCCGGCGCAACCGCTCAGGTCACCGCCACCCTCGACGCCGCCGACGCCCTCGACCTCGAAGCCGCGGTCTCCGCGATCGCCCACGGGCTCCTCGACCACGACGCCACCGACTTGCCCCTCGATGCCCGCCGCGCCGCTGCCCTGGGGGTCCTGGCCCGGGCCTACAACACCGGCACCCTGGACACCGAGCGTGCGGGCGTCCCACCGGGGAAGGGTCGGGTCATCGACCTCAAGATCCACACCGACACCCGCGACCTGGCCACCACCGGCCTGATCCGGATCGGAAACACCCGCGGCCTGGCCACCATCGAACAGCTCGACCGATGGGCCACCATGCCCGGCGTGACCATCAAACCCATGACGGTCATCGACCTCAACGAAGAGATCACCACCGACGCCTACACCCCCACGAGACAGCTACGCACCCAGATCCAGCTCATCGACCAGACCTGCGCCTTCCCCAACTGCAACGTCAAAGCCGAAAACTGCGACCTCGACCACCGCATCCCATTCGACCAGGGCGGGAAGACCACCACCTCCAACCTGACCTGCCTGTGCCGACACCACCACCGCGCCAAAACCCACCTCGGCTGGACCTACCAACGCCTCGCCCCCGGCCACTACCGATGGCGATCCCCCCACGGCTACGAGTTCCTCACCAGCCCCGAGGGCACCACCGACCTCGGCCCCACTACAGCACCACCCATGGTGAACGACGTCGCCCAAGACGAAGCGGCTTGA
- a CDS encoding glycerophosphodiester phosphodiesterase family protein, whose amino-acid sequence MASAHRPLVIGHRGAPGYLPEHSLESYRLALRQGVDALETDVVMTKDGVMVLRHENELTRTTDVASRPEFAQRRTTKVVSGKKWTGWFTEDFTFPELLSLGAPTESQPIITLDTLLLLVADESQRRGRRVGLHVEVKHPTYFASIGLPITEVLLQTLADHGVDAWNSLPGLPTQRVWLQSFDEAWVREMSTRTDLPLVQLIDKKWGAVDCAEIATYAQAIGPKKSMVRKKGQPPTGLADEAHRHGLKVFVWTLKAGRDQADRLFEAGVDGVFADYPNRPIAALADITQAQTA is encoded by the coding sequence ATGGCATCGGCCCACCGCCCTCTTGTGATCGGCCATCGCGGAGCACCCGGCTATCTGCCGGAGCACTCCCTGGAGTCCTACCGTCTGGCGCTGCGCCAGGGGGTGGACGCGCTCGAGACCGACGTCGTGATGACGAAGGACGGCGTGATGGTGCTCAGGCACGAGAACGAGCTCACTCGCACCACGGACGTGGCTTCGCGTCCGGAGTTCGCGCAGCGGCGTACGACCAAGGTCGTCAGCGGCAAGAAGTGGACGGGCTGGTTCACCGAGGACTTCACCTTCCCCGAGCTGCTCAGCCTCGGGGCGCCGACGGAGAGCCAGCCGATCATCACGCTGGATACGCTGCTGCTGCTCGTCGCGGACGAGTCGCAGCGCCGCGGACGGCGGGTGGGGCTGCACGTGGAGGTCAAGCACCCGACGTACTTCGCGTCCATCGGCCTGCCCATCACCGAGGTCCTCCTGCAGACCCTGGCCGACCACGGCGTCGACGCCTGGAACAGCCTCCCCGGCCTGCCCACCCAACGGGTGTGGCTGCAGAGCTTCGACGAGGCCTGGGTGCGGGAGATGAGCACCCGTACGGACCTGCCGCTGGTGCAGCTGATCGACAAGAAGTGGGGTGCGGTCGACTGTGCGGAGATCGCGACGTACGCCCAGGCCATCGGCCCCAAGAAGTCGATGGTCCGCAAGAAGGGGCAGCCGCCGACCGGCTTGGCCGACGAGGCCCACCGGCACGGTCTGAAGGTCTTCGTCTGGACTCTGAAAGCCGGTCGTGACCAGGCAGATCGCCTCTTCGAGGCGGGGGTCGACGGAGTGTTCGCCGACTACCCGAACCGGCCGATCGCGGCCTTGGCGGACATCACACAGGCACAGACCGCCTGA
- a CDS encoding TetR/AcrR family transcriptional regulator translates to MPPLNADRAVLIAAREVLLKDPRATMAAVAEEAGMGVAGLYRRYANKQALLRAVAADNYRRFIAFAEAALSDTDDPWHAFTGFLSQVLDDGLPRLTLALRGEVVLDQGLHDLDRLAVHTTNRLLRAARGSGILRADVTRADITVLLEQIARLDVGDDVRSAGLRRRYLALVCDGLRAEAASRRLPGPPPHEGELIGRWTGDPSSA, encoded by the coding sequence ATGCCGCCCCTGAACGCGGACCGCGCGGTCCTGATCGCAGCCCGTGAGGTGCTGCTCAAGGACCCTCGCGCGACCATGGCCGCGGTCGCCGAGGAGGCCGGGATGGGGGTCGCTGGCCTCTACCGTCGCTACGCCAACAAGCAGGCGCTGCTGCGCGCGGTCGCCGCCGACAACTACCGCCGCTTCATCGCCTTCGCGGAGGCGGCGCTGAGCGACACCGACGACCCGTGGCACGCGTTCACCGGCTTCCTGAGCCAGGTCCTCGACGACGGGCTCCCGAGGCTCACTCTCGCGCTGCGTGGCGAAGTGGTGCTCGACCAGGGTCTGCACGACCTGGACAGGCTGGCGGTCCACACCACCAACCGGCTCCTGCGCGCTGCCCGCGGCAGTGGCATCCTCCGCGCCGACGTCACCCGCGCCGACATCACCGTGCTCCTCGAGCAGATCGCTCGCCTCGACGTAGGAGACGACGTACGCAGCGCCGGCCTGCGCCGCCGCTATCTGGCCCTCGTCTGCGACGGCCTGCGCGCCGAGGCGGCCAGCCGCCGCCTTCCCGGCCCGCCTCCGCACGAGGGCGAGCTCATCGGGCGTTGGACCGGAGATCCCTCATCTGCGTGA
- a CDS encoding PspC domain-containing protein: MTIPPEAPEPPTTESAPAGSDPSPRPSRDQLRNLGALRRTSSTAPEGRHIAGVAGGIARHLDVDPLLVRILLVVSVFFGGAGAIVYVAAWLLAPEDGHEDGFMPVGPPTRNLLLWVATGIATLSLLGDALGDTNIPWFWLLVLGIVAVWWINRDKKKTGTPPNAPHYPNDPGDPGTAADPGNPNTAVLPVQPSPMPAPWTSVPPQIHLPRRPKSPLLFGPAIATAALVAGLLGLADVANWFPVSGSAYPAAVTAVFGAFLVLGAFWGRAGGLIALGLASLLVLAGTTAFSMVDRTGLQFTRPLDAQPQTVAELEETYSFSVGAARIDLGELDADTLDGERVEIRGEVGEITVIVPYDASVAVDARITGPGEAKVFETTAGDIDGAHLERTLEANANTSSKGEDPEADLHITAFTEVGAINIFRESDPKAEDVRDAIERSIR, encoded by the coding sequence GTGACGATCCCGCCCGAGGCGCCCGAGCCTCCCACGACCGAGTCGGCTCCTGCTGGCTCCGATCCCAGTCCCCGCCCGTCGCGCGACCAGCTGCGCAACCTGGGCGCGCTGCGTCGTACCTCCAGCACGGCCCCCGAGGGACGGCACATCGCCGGTGTCGCGGGTGGGATCGCACGCCATCTCGACGTCGACCCGCTGCTGGTACGGATCCTGCTCGTGGTGTCGGTGTTCTTCGGCGGCGCCGGGGCGATCGTCTACGTCGCCGCCTGGCTGCTCGCACCCGAGGACGGCCACGAGGACGGCTTCATGCCCGTCGGGCCGCCGACGCGGAACCTGCTGCTCTGGGTCGCGACCGGCATCGCGACGCTCTCCCTGCTCGGCGACGCCCTCGGCGACACGAACATCCCGTGGTTCTGGCTGCTGGTGCTCGGCATCGTGGCGGTGTGGTGGATCAACCGTGACAAGAAGAAGACCGGTACGCCGCCGAACGCCCCGCACTACCCGAACGACCCCGGCGACCCGGGCACCGCGGCCGACCCGGGCAACCCGAACACGGCCGTCCTGCCGGTTCAGCCGAGCCCGATGCCCGCCCCGTGGACCTCCGTGCCACCCCAGATCCATCTGCCCCGTCGGCCCAAGTCGCCGCTGCTGTTCGGTCCGGCGATCGCGACGGCGGCGCTGGTGGCCGGCCTGCTCGGCCTGGCCGACGTCGCCAACTGGTTCCCCGTCTCCGGCAGCGCCTACCCGGCCGCTGTCACGGCGGTCTTCGGCGCCTTCCTCGTCCTCGGTGCCTTCTGGGGTCGCGCCGGTGGTCTGATCGCGCTCGGCCTGGCGTCCCTCCTCGTGCTGGCCGGGACCACGGCCTTCTCGATGGTCGACCGCACCGGCCTGCAGTTCACGAGACCCCTCGACGCGCAGCCGCAGACCGTGGCCGAGCTCGAGGAGACGTACTCCTTCAGCGTCGGTGCGGCGCGGATCGACCTCGGTGAGCTCGACGCGGACACCCTCGACGGTGAGCGCGTCGAGATCCGCGGCGAGGTCGGCGAGATCACCGTGATCGTCCCCTACGACGCCTCCGTCGCGGTCGACGCCCGGATCACCGGCCCCGGCGAGGCGAAGGTCTTCGAGACCACCGCCGGCGACATCGACGGTGCTCACCTCGAGCGCACCCTCGAGGCCAACGCCAACACCAGCTCGAAGGGCGAGGACCCCGAGGCCGACCTCCACATCACCGCATTCACCGAGGTCGGCGCCATCAATATCTTCCGGGAGAGCGACCCCAAGGCCGAGGACGTACGCGACGCGATCGAACGGAGCATCCGATGA